One genomic region from Anguilla rostrata isolate EN2019 chromosome 2, ASM1855537v3, whole genome shotgun sequence encodes:
- the npas4l gene encoding neuronal PAS domain-containing protein 4-like isoform X1, which produces MTVCCDSSPMSGKRGNTPSSSPSATDVNVNRRKVSCKRFRSTKGASKARRDHINAEIRSMRRLLPISPEDQERLSYLHSMSAICTYVRKSLFFQELRPKEEESSCILYEEFLQALPGFIVAMTREGKLIYVSENVTEYLGFSMVDLLQGDSFYSMVERKELNIVKSHLEDHCTDVMEKAFVCRMHTSKSLRVRQGGSCTMLVRGRFQSVPQSSAAHPDLDRAFVALCTPTVNRLKDDDLHKLPQSFRTVHQPDMTFMHACESVPFYLGYSSEDMIGRSWYNLLHPEDLVLGVEAHKILLQVNDGTPVEMILRLQCRDRSWKRLYVRAAKDAGKQTVTCTNHIVSETEAEFLVQKIYTDIHGPSRCTHLQKSSQRPTLPHICLCQNNGAITGLKRQRLPSSPSEQPPQKTSRFMDPEVSGTVPTNQTCEEGSSLADHWGAMSPTSSHSPAPSHSPTTQEEEAESDFLLEIYDPEELLSLQEGLPSYLSFQDSRCGPSGPLSASESLQPIVGHGFPLSDISEASARSPEPCPSPSLSYDFPSCPADARLVPDCLPTPVAYEGLSDCAFHPEALVQPTNDSASAGSFFAPLPDPAPPVTSDLSPSPTSGVSSGSVFPYSQEEQEEISILAWQISSMASSFDTYRSADHQARSLGNGYERASPDRSGCGSVSDPPAQVTSAAGRMFSWSQPTPRPVKPELVLDEGVIDCILKDLGRVPGVDSLSCSGPVSSSGPVATIGPRSGQQALGAAATIHSDVHSFAALVEDLSHEQPLGGATALDTHILTTGPQENIELNQLNHFIHRDHQQGTFTVRYTQV; this is translated from the exons ATGACGGTATGCTGCGACTCCAGTCCAATGAGCGGCAAACGTGGAAACACTCCCTCTTCATCTCCGAGCGCCACTGACGTGAACGTCAATCGGAGAAAAGTTTCGTGCAAGAGATTCAG GTCGACCAAGGGGGCGTCGAAGGCCCGGAGGGACCACATCAACGCCGAAATCAGGAGCATGCGCCGCCTGCTGCCCATTTCCCCGGAGGACCAGGAGCGCCTCTCCTACCTGCACTCCATGTCGGCCATCTGCACCTACGTCAGGAAGTCCCTCTTCTTCCAAG AGCTTAGGCCCAAGGAAGAAGAGAGTTCCTGTATCCTGTATGAAGAGTTCCTGCAGGCCCTGCCCGGCTTCATCGTGGCCATGACCAGAGAGGGAAAGCTCATATACGTGTCTGAGAATGTGACGGAGTACCTGGGCTTCTCAATG GTGGATCTACTTCAAGGGGACAGTTTCTATTCCATGGTGGAGAGGAAGGAGTTGAACATAGTGAAATCGCACCTGGAAGATCACTGCACTGATGTCATGG AAAAAGCCTTTGTTTGTCGGATGCACACCTCCAAGTCGCTTCGGGTCCGACAAGGCGGGAGCTGCACTATGCTGGTCAGGGGCCGCTTCCAGTCcgtcccacaatcctctgcgGCGCACCCCGACCTCGACCGAGCCTTCGTCGCGCTCTGCACCCCAACCGTGAATAGGCTGAAAGACGACGACCTCCACAAGCTCCCGCAAAGTTTCCGGACCGTCCACCAGCCCGACATGACTTTTATGCACGCGTGTGAGAG TGTGCCATTTTATCTCGGCTACTCATCGGAGGACATGATTGGACGATCCTGGTACAACCTCCTGCACCCAGAGGACCTTGTTTTAGGCGTAGAGGCGCACAAGATTTTGC TGCAGGTAAACGATGGGACACCAGTAGAGATGATCCTGAGGCTACAGTGCAGAGATCGGTCTTGGAAACGGCTGTACGTTCGAGCtgcaaaggatgctgggaaacAGACTGTGACCTGCACCAATCATATCGTCAG TGAAACAGAGGCGGAGTTTCTGGTGCAGAAAATCTACACCGACATCCACGGACCTTCGAGATGCACCCATCTTCAGAAATCCTCCCAGAGACCTACACTGCCTCACATCTGCCTGTGTCAGAATAATGGTGCCATCACGGGGCTGAAGAGACAGAGATTACCCAGCAGTCCGAGTGAacagcccccccaaaaaaccagcaggtTCATGGACCCTGAGGTATCCGGCACAGTTCCAACCAACCAGACCTGTGAAGAAGGCAGTTCCCTGGCAGACCACTGGGGGGCGATGTCCCCAACCTCCTCACATAGCCCTGCTCCCTCCCATTCGCCCACCACTCAAGAAGAGGAAGCAGAATCAGACTTCTTGCTCGAAATCTACGACCCTGAGGAGCTGCTGTCGCTCCAGGAGGGACTTCCTTCCTACCTCTCCTTCCAGGACTCCCGCTGTGGGCCGTCCGGCCCCCTCTCCGCCTCCGAATCTCTCCAGCCTATCGTAGGCCACGGCTTCCCCCTGAGCGACATCAGCGAGGCGTCGGCCCGGTCTCCagagccctgcccctccccctccctttcatACGATTTCCCAAGCTGCCCTGCGGACGCGCGATTGGTGCCCGACTGCCTGCCGACGCCCGTCGCCTACGAGGGGCTGTCGGACTGCGCCTTCCACCCGGAAGCCCTCGTCCAGCCCACAAACGACTCAGCGAGCGCTGGCTCTTTCTTCGCCCCCCTGCCCGACCCTGCCCCGccggtgacctctgacctctccccctcccccacctcaggcGTCAGCAGCGGTAGCGTGTTCCCGTACagccaggaggagcaggaggagatcAGCATCCTCGCTTGGCAGATCTCCTCAATGGCCAGCAGCTTCGACACGTACCGCTCCGCGGACCACCAGGCCCGAAGCCTGGGGAACGGGTACGAGAGGGCCTCCCCTGACCGCAGCGGCTGCGGCAGCGTCTCCGACCCACCCGCCCAAGTGACCAGCGCCGCAGGCCGAATGTTCAGCTGGTCCCAGCCGACACCGCGCCCAGTCAAACCAGAGCTGGTCCTGGACGAGGGCGTCATCGACTGCATCCTGAAGGATCTGGGCAGGGTTCCTGGGGTAGACTCGCTGTCCTGCTCCGGACCTGTCTCCAGTTCTGGCCCGGTGGCCACCATTGGGCCCAGGAGTGGCCAGCAGGCCCTAGGTGCCGCCGCTACGATTCACTCAGACGTCCACTCCTTCGCTGCCCTGGTGGAGGACCTATCCCATGAGCAGCCACTAGGCGGTGCCActgcactggacacacacatCCTGACAACAGGACCCCAAGAGAACATCGAGTTGAATCAACTCAACCACTTCATACACAGGGACCATCAGCAAGGTACATTTACTGTCAGGTATACTCAGGTGTGA
- the npas4l gene encoding neuronal PAS domain-containing protein 4-like isoform X2, with translation MTREGKLIYVSENVTEYLGFSMVDLLQGDSFYSMVERKELNIVKSHLEDHCTDVMEKAFVCRMHTSKSLRVRQGGSCTMLVRGRFQSVPQSSAAHPDLDRAFVALCTPTVNRLKDDDLHKLPQSFRTVHQPDMTFMHACESVPFYLGYSSEDMIGRSWYNLLHPEDLVLGVEAHKILLQVNDGTPVEMILRLQCRDRSWKRLYVRAAKDAGKQTVTCTNHIVSETEAEFLVQKIYTDIHGPSRCTHLQKSSQRPTLPHICLCQNNGAITGLKRQRLPSSPSEQPPQKTSRFMDPEVSGTVPTNQTCEEGSSLADHWGAMSPTSSHSPAPSHSPTTQEEEAESDFLLEIYDPEELLSLQEGLPSYLSFQDSRCGPSGPLSASESLQPIVGHGFPLSDISEASARSPEPCPSPSLSYDFPSCPADARLVPDCLPTPVAYEGLSDCAFHPEALVQPTNDSASAGSFFAPLPDPAPPVTSDLSPSPTSGVSSGSVFPYSQEEQEEISILAWQISSMASSFDTYRSADHQARSLGNGYERASPDRSGCGSVSDPPAQVTSAAGRMFSWSQPTPRPVKPELVLDEGVIDCILKDLGRVPGVDSLSCSGPVSSSGPVATIGPRSGQQALGAAATIHSDVHSFAALVEDLSHEQPLGGATALDTHILTTGPQENIELNQLNHFIHRDHQQGTFTVRYTQV, from the exons ATGACCAGAGAGGGAAAGCTCATATACGTGTCTGAGAATGTGACGGAGTACCTGGGCTTCTCAATG GTGGATCTACTTCAAGGGGACAGTTTCTATTCCATGGTGGAGAGGAAGGAGTTGAACATAGTGAAATCGCACCTGGAAGATCACTGCACTGATGTCATGG AAAAAGCCTTTGTTTGTCGGATGCACACCTCCAAGTCGCTTCGGGTCCGACAAGGCGGGAGCTGCACTATGCTGGTCAGGGGCCGCTTCCAGTCcgtcccacaatcctctgcgGCGCACCCCGACCTCGACCGAGCCTTCGTCGCGCTCTGCACCCCAACCGTGAATAGGCTGAAAGACGACGACCTCCACAAGCTCCCGCAAAGTTTCCGGACCGTCCACCAGCCCGACATGACTTTTATGCACGCGTGTGAGAG TGTGCCATTTTATCTCGGCTACTCATCGGAGGACATGATTGGACGATCCTGGTACAACCTCCTGCACCCAGAGGACCTTGTTTTAGGCGTAGAGGCGCACAAGATTTTGC TGCAGGTAAACGATGGGACACCAGTAGAGATGATCCTGAGGCTACAGTGCAGAGATCGGTCTTGGAAACGGCTGTACGTTCGAGCtgcaaaggatgctgggaaacAGACTGTGACCTGCACCAATCATATCGTCAG TGAAACAGAGGCGGAGTTTCTGGTGCAGAAAATCTACACCGACATCCACGGACCTTCGAGATGCACCCATCTTCAGAAATCCTCCCAGAGACCTACACTGCCTCACATCTGCCTGTGTCAGAATAATGGTGCCATCACGGGGCTGAAGAGACAGAGATTACCCAGCAGTCCGAGTGAacagcccccccaaaaaaccagcaggtTCATGGACCCTGAGGTATCCGGCACAGTTCCAACCAACCAGACCTGTGAAGAAGGCAGTTCCCTGGCAGACCACTGGGGGGCGATGTCCCCAACCTCCTCACATAGCCCTGCTCCCTCCCATTCGCCCACCACTCAAGAAGAGGAAGCAGAATCAGACTTCTTGCTCGAAATCTACGACCCTGAGGAGCTGCTGTCGCTCCAGGAGGGACTTCCTTCCTACCTCTCCTTCCAGGACTCCCGCTGTGGGCCGTCCGGCCCCCTCTCCGCCTCCGAATCTCTCCAGCCTATCGTAGGCCACGGCTTCCCCCTGAGCGACATCAGCGAGGCGTCGGCCCGGTCTCCagagccctgcccctccccctccctttcatACGATTTCCCAAGCTGCCCTGCGGACGCGCGATTGGTGCCCGACTGCCTGCCGACGCCCGTCGCCTACGAGGGGCTGTCGGACTGCGCCTTCCACCCGGAAGCCCTCGTCCAGCCCACAAACGACTCAGCGAGCGCTGGCTCTTTCTTCGCCCCCCTGCCCGACCCTGCCCCGccggtgacctctgacctctccccctcccccacctcaggcGTCAGCAGCGGTAGCGTGTTCCCGTACagccaggaggagcaggaggagatcAGCATCCTCGCTTGGCAGATCTCCTCAATGGCCAGCAGCTTCGACACGTACCGCTCCGCGGACCACCAGGCCCGAAGCCTGGGGAACGGGTACGAGAGGGCCTCCCCTGACCGCAGCGGCTGCGGCAGCGTCTCCGACCCACCCGCCCAAGTGACCAGCGCCGCAGGCCGAATGTTCAGCTGGTCCCAGCCGACACCGCGCCCAGTCAAACCAGAGCTGGTCCTGGACGAGGGCGTCATCGACTGCATCCTGAAGGATCTGGGCAGGGTTCCTGGGGTAGACTCGCTGTCCTGCTCCGGACCTGTCTCCAGTTCTGGCCCGGTGGCCACCATTGGGCCCAGGAGTGGCCAGCAGGCCCTAGGTGCCGCCGCTACGATTCACTCAGACGTCCACTCCTTCGCTGCCCTGGTGGAGGACCTATCCCATGAGCAGCCACTAGGCGGTGCCActgcactggacacacacatCCTGACAACAGGACCCCAAGAGAACATCGAGTTGAATCAACTCAACCACTTCATACACAGGGACCATCAGCAAGGTACATTTACTGTCAGGTATACTCAGGTGTGA
- the rrp36 gene encoding ribosomal RNA processing protein 36 homolog isoform X1, whose protein sequence is MLVQYEHLMYVCEAILMASKKKQAVPKLKSTEKSPVGKRKKPEVVDPVSSDGEDSELERNFAIFSKQGSSNSAEREQESDFEEDEGDRSSDDGSEPAEQARGPESVGIQGDVESSDGEAESDGDSEDDEDDTSEDDEDDTSEEETTKSEVTNDGKIKTEEEDIKSELSTMSFEDIMKLQNKVGMKVYNEVAYGTKNKQVHEKKKRLNKNRPMEISAKRPAPFLRQVVPVKKPVLRDPRFDDLSGEYKPEIFEKTYSFIHDIKQKEKEMVQKKLRKVKGTKRREQLEQLLKRMVNQEEAHQRQQQQREKQLELKRKQRELVGEGHRPYFLKKSDQRKLELAEKYRDLKRSGKLESFLSKKRKRNATKDRRKLPPKPAAAM, encoded by the exons ATGCTGGTTCAGTATGAGCACTTGATGTACGTTTGTGAAGCTATACTG ATGGCCAGCAAGAAAAAACAGGCGGTTCCAAAACTCAAAAGCACCGAAAAATCTCCGGTTGGGAAGCGTAAGAAGCCGGAGGTGGTAGACCCGGTGAGCAGCGATGGAGAAGACTCGGAGCTAGAGAGAAACTTTGCGATTTTTAGCAAACAGGGCTCGTCGAACAGCGCCGAGCGAGAGCAGGAATCCGATTTTGAAGAAGATGAGGGCGACCGCAGTTCAGATGATGGCAGCGAGCCTGCCGAACAGGCGAGAGGTCCGGAGTCCGTCGGCATCCAAGGAGATGTTGAGAGCAGCGATGGAGAAGCTGAGTCAGACGGCGATTCTGAAGACGATGAGGATGACACTTCTGAAGACGACGAGGATGACACTTCTGAAGAAGAAACGACGAAATCCGAGGTCACAaatgatggaaaaataaaaactgaggaGGAGGACATCAAAAGTG AACTTTCAACGATGTCTTTCGAGGACATCATGAAACTGCAGAATAAAGTCGGGATGAAGGTTTATAACGAAGTGGCCTACgggaccaaaaacaaacaggtgCATGAGAAAAAGAAACGCCTGAACAAGAACAG gCCTATGGAGATATCCGCTAAGAGGCCAGCTCCTTTTCTAAGACAAGTGGTGCCTGTCAAAAAACCG GTTCTGAGGGACCCTCGTTTTGATGACCTGTCTGGGGAATATAAGCCAGAGATCTTTGAAAAGACCTACAGCTTTATTCACGATataaagcagaaagaaaaagag ATGGTTCAGAAGAAGCTTCGGAAAGTCAAAGGAACCAAGAGGAGGGAGCAGCTGGAGCAACTACTGAAGAGGATG GTGAACCAGGAGGAGGCGCaccagcggcagcagcagcagcgggagAAACAGCTGGAGCTGAAGAGGAAGCAGAGGGAGCTGGTGGGGGAGGGACACAGGCCCTACTTCCTCAAGAAGT CGGACCAGCGCAAGCTGGAGCTGGCGGAGAAGTACCGGGACCTGAAGCGGAGCGGGAAGCTGGAGAGCTTCCTGAGCAAGAAGAGGAAGCGCAACGCCACCAAGGACCGGCGGAAGCTGCCCCCCAAGCCCGCCGCGGCGATGTGA
- the rrp36 gene encoding ribosomal RNA processing protein 36 homolog isoform X2, whose amino-acid sequence MASKKKQAVPKLKSTEKSPVGKRKKPEVVDPVSSDGEDSELERNFAIFSKQGSSNSAEREQESDFEEDEGDRSSDDGSEPAEQARGPESVGIQGDVESSDGEAESDGDSEDDEDDTSEDDEDDTSEEETTKSEVTNDGKIKTEEEDIKSELSTMSFEDIMKLQNKVGMKVYNEVAYGTKNKQVHEKKKRLNKNRPMEISAKRPAPFLRQVVPVKKPVLRDPRFDDLSGEYKPEIFEKTYSFIHDIKQKEKEMVQKKLRKVKGTKRREQLEQLLKRMVNQEEAHQRQQQQREKQLELKRKQRELVGEGHRPYFLKKSDQRKLELAEKYRDLKRSGKLESFLSKKRKRNATKDRRKLPPKPAAAM is encoded by the exons ATGGCCAGCAAGAAAAAACAGGCGGTTCCAAAACTCAAAAGCACCGAAAAATCTCCGGTTGGGAAGCGTAAGAAGCCGGAGGTGGTAGACCCGGTGAGCAGCGATGGAGAAGACTCGGAGCTAGAGAGAAACTTTGCGATTTTTAGCAAACAGGGCTCGTCGAACAGCGCCGAGCGAGAGCAGGAATCCGATTTTGAAGAAGATGAGGGCGACCGCAGTTCAGATGATGGCAGCGAGCCTGCCGAACAGGCGAGAGGTCCGGAGTCCGTCGGCATCCAAGGAGATGTTGAGAGCAGCGATGGAGAAGCTGAGTCAGACGGCGATTCTGAAGACGATGAGGATGACACTTCTGAAGACGACGAGGATGACACTTCTGAAGAAGAAACGACGAAATCCGAGGTCACAaatgatggaaaaataaaaactgaggaGGAGGACATCAAAAGTG AACTTTCAACGATGTCTTTCGAGGACATCATGAAACTGCAGAATAAAGTCGGGATGAAGGTTTATAACGAAGTGGCCTACgggaccaaaaacaaacaggtgCATGAGAAAAAGAAACGCCTGAACAAGAACAG gCCTATGGAGATATCCGCTAAGAGGCCAGCTCCTTTTCTAAGACAAGTGGTGCCTGTCAAAAAACCG GTTCTGAGGGACCCTCGTTTTGATGACCTGTCTGGGGAATATAAGCCAGAGATCTTTGAAAAGACCTACAGCTTTATTCACGATataaagcagaaagaaaaagag ATGGTTCAGAAGAAGCTTCGGAAAGTCAAAGGAACCAAGAGGAGGGAGCAGCTGGAGCAACTACTGAAGAGGATG GTGAACCAGGAGGAGGCGCaccagcggcagcagcagcagcgggagAAACAGCTGGAGCTGAAGAGGAAGCAGAGGGAGCTGGTGGGGGAGGGACACAGGCCCTACTTCCTCAAGAAGT CGGACCAGCGCAAGCTGGAGCTGGCGGAGAAGTACCGGGACCTGAAGCGGAGCGGGAAGCTGGAGAGCTTCCTGAGCAAGAAGAGGAAGCGCAACGCCACCAAGGACCGGCGGAAGCTGCCCCCCAAGCCCGCCGCGGCGATGTGA